The Carnobacterium sp. 17-4 genome has a window encoding:
- a CDS encoding GntR family transcriptional regulator, with the protein MSNKPKYLVIKNQLKELILSGEYSAGSKIPSEAKLREQFGVSRHTIRQSIAELVNEGFLKKEQGSGTYVNDQNQQRVKEKGNKTIGVITTYLSDYIFPSIIRGMEETLSESGYSLLLSSTQNDAQNEKRILEMMLEKQVDGLIVEPTKSALLNPNLNYYLKIQEAGIPFVSINASYEELDVPEIRIDDTLANEMLTTHLLDLGHERISMITKTDDMQGKSRMKGFIRAFSKKKKSFDDKLIVTFDTETKGELADKIQVLLNLENLPTAFVCYNDQIAMTVIEQINAIGKNIPDDFSIVSHDNSFLSTASDVKLTSINHPKEQLGKEAANWIIQALEKPSFKKESVIYQPELIIRESTKKYD; encoded by the coding sequence ATGTCTAATAAACCGAAATACCTAGTAATTAAAAATCAATTAAAAGAACTCATTTTAAGTGGGGAGTATTCTGCAGGAAGCAAGATACCCTCAGAAGCAAAATTAAGAGAACAATTTGGTGTTAGCAGACATACTATTCGACAATCTATCGCAGAACTTGTTAATGAAGGTTTTTTAAAGAAAGAGCAGGGTTCTGGAACTTATGTGAATGATCAAAATCAACAACGAGTTAAAGAAAAAGGCAACAAAACAATTGGTGTCATTACAACCTATCTTTCAGATTATATTTTCCCTTCAATCATTAGAGGAATGGAAGAAACTTTAAGTGAGAGCGGTTATTCTTTGTTGTTATCTAGTACACAAAATGACGCTCAAAATGAAAAAAGAATCCTTGAAATGATGTTGGAAAAACAAGTAGATGGACTGATCGTTGAACCTACGAAAAGTGCTCTGTTAAACCCTAATCTAAATTACTATCTTAAAATTCAAGAAGCAGGTATTCCGTTTGTATCTATAAATGCTTCTTATGAAGAATTGGATGTCCCGGAAATCAGGATAGATGATACGTTGGCAAATGAAATGTTAACGACTCACTTATTAGATTTAGGACATGAAAGAATCAGTATGATTACTAAAACAGATGACATGCAAGGGAAAAGTAGGATGAAAGGCTTTATACGAGCCTTTTCAAAAAAGAAAAAATCTTTTGATGATAAGCTAATCGTTACTTTTGATACAGAAACAAAAGGAGAGTTGGCTGATAAGATACAAGTTCTTTTAAACCTAGAAAACCTACCTACAGCTTTTGTTTGTTATAATGATCAAATTGCAATGACAGTCATTGAGCAAATCAACGCGATTGGTAAAAATATTCCAGATGACTTTTCAATTGTAAGTCATGACAATTCATTTTTGAGTACAGCTTCAGATGTTAAATTGACTTCGATTAACCATCCAAAAGAGCAACTCGGTAAAGAAGCTGCTAATTGGATTATACAAGCACTTGAAAAACCTTCTTTTAAAAAGGAATCGGTTATTTATCAACCAGAACTCATTATAAGAGAATCGACAAAAAAATATGACTGA
- the araA gene encoding L-arabinose isomerase codes for MLTIGKKEFWFVVGSQHLYGEETLLEVKKHAKILVSELNESGKLPYPIVLQELAVTADKITKVMKEANYHDEVAGVITWMHTFSPAKMWIRGTKLLQKPLLHLATQFNESIPWETIDMDFMNLNQSAHGDREYGFINARLKKQNKIVVGYWKNPTVQKQVAEWMDVAVAYNESFNIKVARFGDNMRNVAVTEGDKVEAQIQFGWTVDYFGIGDLVQYIDAVKETEIEELFNEYKTLYDFDYGSYDHQDWENHVKAQVKQEIGLRRFLEAGNYNAFTTNFEDLYGMQQLPGLSVQRLMADGYGFAGEGDWKTAAIDRLMKVMAHNENTGFMEDYTYELAEGKESILQSHMMEVDPTLASNKPKVVVSPLSMGDREDPARLVFDGKAGEGVVVTMSDFGTHFKLLINEVSAFEPEEKAPHLPVARVLWKVKPNFTDGVQSWIENGGGHHTVVSLNLTTDQIATWAKMVELDYVVIK; via the coding sequence ATGTTGACTATAGGAAAAAAAGAATTTTGGTTTGTTGTTGGTTCACAACACTTGTATGGAGAAGAAACATTATTGGAAGTAAAAAAACATGCTAAAATTTTAGTTAGTGAATTGAATGAAAGCGGTAAACTTCCGTATCCAATTGTACTACAAGAATTAGCTGTTACTGCGGATAAAATCACTAAAGTAATGAAAGAAGCTAATTACCATGATGAAGTAGCTGGAGTCATCACATGGATGCATACATTCTCACCAGCAAAAATGTGGATTCGAGGAACAAAGTTGTTGCAAAAACCGCTGTTACATCTAGCGACTCAATTTAATGAAAGCATTCCATGGGAGACTATTGATATGGACTTTATGAACCTAAATCAATCTGCTCATGGTGACCGAGAATACGGATTTATCAATGCTCGTTTAAAGAAACAAAATAAAATAGTGGTTGGTTACTGGAAAAACCCTACGGTACAAAAACAAGTTGCGGAATGGATGGATGTAGCAGTTGCTTACAATGAAAGTTTTAATATTAAGGTAGCTCGCTTTGGCGATAATATGCGAAATGTAGCTGTAACTGAAGGAGATAAAGTAGAGGCGCAAATTCAATTCGGATGGACAGTAGATTATTTTGGTATTGGAGACCTTGTGCAATATATAGATGCAGTAAAAGAAACAGAAATAGAAGAGCTTTTTAATGAGTATAAAACTCTTTACGATTTTGATTATGGTAGCTATGACCATCAAGATTGGGAAAACCATGTTAAGGCTCAAGTCAAACAAGAAATTGGCTTACGTCGCTTTTTAGAAGCTGGAAACTACAATGCTTTTACTACAAATTTTGAGGACCTTTATGGCATGCAACAATTGCCAGGTCTGTCAGTTCAACGTTTAATGGCTGATGGATATGGATTTGCTGGCGAAGGCGATTGGAAGACTGCTGCTATTGATCGTCTGATGAAAGTTATGGCACACAATGAAAACACTGGATTCATGGAAGATTACACGTATGAATTAGCAGAAGGAAAAGAATCGATTTTACAATCTCATATGATGGAAGTAGATCCTACCTTAGCAAGTAATAAGCCAAAAGTAGTTGTCTCACCATTATCGATGGGAGATCGTGAAGATCCTGCGCGTTTAGTCTTTGACGGTAAAGCTGGCGAAGGCGTAGTTGTTACTATGTCCGATTTTGGCACACACTTCAAACTTCTAATTAATGAAGTCTCTGCATTTGAACCGGAAGAAAAGGCTCCTCACTTACCAGTTGCTCGGGTATTATGGAAAGTGAAGCCAAACTTTACAGATGGTGTCCAATCATGGATTGAAAATGGTGGCGGTCACCATACTGTAGTTTCTTTAAATTTGACAACAGACCAAATTGCTACATGGGCTAAAATGGTTGAATTGGATTATGTAGTCATTAAATAA
- a CDS encoding HD domain-containing protein gives MSSLYDANFSLPIEHVFRDPVHDYIHVQHQIILDLINSSEFQRLRRIKQLGTSSLTFHGAEHTRFTHSLGVYEITRRICDKFQRNYATQTPGDGGWDDNERLVALCAALLHDIGHGPYSHTFEHIFKTNHEEITVAIITSPETEVYNVLAKVSEDFPAKVASVIQKTYPNPQVVQLISSQIDADRMDYLLRDAYHTGVNYGTFDLTRILRVIRPYKDGIYFQLSGMHAVEDYVVSRYQMYMQVYFHPVSRGMEVILDHLLKRAKKMYLNPEIQFNDQLNLLVPFFEKNFTLKDYLKLDDGVLATYFTLWKDENDPILSDLATRFLDRHPFKSVKFSSKTDLALIEDLKGIIREAGYDTDYYTAVNNSYDLPYDFYRPNQDTNRTQIELVYQDGTLVELSKVSEIVSSITGKVRGDERFYVPKEFLKPRTSEEITLFEDLYHEFNRYIKNGAITDPNKPVEDSLK, from the coding sequence ATGAGCAGCCTTTACGATGCAAATTTTTCATTACCAATAGAACACGTTTTTCGTGACCCTGTCCATGATTACATTCACGTTCAACATCAAATTATTCTAGACCTAATCAATTCAAGCGAATTTCAACGCTTGCGTCGAATCAAACAATTGGGTACTTCTTCTTTAACGTTTCATGGTGCAGAACATACCCGGTTCACTCATTCATTAGGTGTATACGAGATTACTCGTCGAATCTGTGATAAGTTTCAGCGAAATTACGCTACTCAGACACCAGGAGATGGTGGTTGGGATGATAATGAACGATTAGTCGCCTTATGTGCAGCGCTGTTACACGACATTGGACACGGTCCCTATTCTCATACATTTGAACATATTTTTAAAACCAATCACGAAGAAATCACGGTGGCTATTATTACATCTCCAGAAACTGAAGTTTACAATGTGTTAGCTAAGGTTAGTGAAGATTTTCCAGCAAAAGTTGCTAGTGTTATCCAAAAAACGTATCCTAATCCACAAGTGGTTCAACTCATTTCTAGTCAAATCGACGCTGATCGAATGGACTATTTGTTACGTGATGCCTATCATACAGGTGTAAACTATGGTACATTTGATTTAACTCGTATCCTTAGAGTGATTCGCCCTTACAAAGATGGAATCTATTTCCAATTATCCGGTATGCATGCTGTTGAAGATTACGTCGTGAGTCGCTATCAAATGTATATGCAAGTTTATTTCCATCCTGTTTCAAGAGGTATGGAAGTCATTTTAGATCATTTGCTGAAACGCGCTAAAAAAATGTACCTTAATCCAGAAATTCAATTTAACGACCAACTAAATTTACTCGTCCCTTTTTTCGAAAAGAACTTTACACTTAAAGATTATTTAAAACTGGATGACGGTGTTTTAGCTACTTACTTTACTTTATGGAAAGATGAAAATGATCCTATCTTAAGCGATTTAGCTACACGATTTCTTGATCGACACCCTTTCAAATCCGTTAAATTCTCCAGTAAAACGGATTTGGCTTTGATCGAAGATTTAAAAGGTATTATTCGTGAAGCTGGTTACGATACGGATTATTATACAGCGGTTAACAACAGTTACGATTTGCCGTATGACTTCTATCGACCAAATCAAGATACAAACCGCACGCAAATTGAATTGGTGTATCAAGATGGCACATTGGTGGAATTATCTAAAGTCAGTGAAATTGTGTCTTCCATAACAGGAAAAGTTCGTGGTGACGAACGCTTTTATGTACCAAAAGAATTTTTAAAACCAAGAACTTCTGAAGAAATCACGTTGTTTGAAGATTTGTATCATGAATTTAATCGTTATATTAAAAATGGGGCTATTACAGACCCAAATAAACCAGTGGAGGATTCACTTAAATGA
- a CDS encoding alpha-N-arabinofuranosidase, whose product MNHITFTPERKKAKISKYIYGQFAEHLGKCIYEGLWVGENSDIPNKNGIRTDVVEALKEINVPVLRWPGGLFADEYHWKDGIGPREKRKKIVNSNWGGTVENNHFGTHEYFELCKQLGTETYINGNVGSGTVQEMQEWIDYMSFPGESPMANLRKENGQEEGWNVDFFGVGNESWGGGGNMRPEYYADLYRQYQTFVRNYTDRKIYKIACGANIDDYNWTEVLMKNAAPFMDGLSLHHYALASEWEDKRPATGFPDEEWFSLIHSAYKMDEFITKHSTIMDKYDPEKRIGLIVDEWGTWLAVEEGTNPGFLYQQNTIRDAMIASITLNIFHKHADRVQMANIAQMVNVLQSMILTDGEKMIKTPTYHVFDMYQNHQDASLIDAVGETSDTISYTASIKEKTVTVSLCNYSITNEEEIVLEVNNESFGNIEAWVLAAKTTDAHNTFETPDNVKKEIYKGYSINESKLTLKMPPMSVVTIVAKN is encoded by the coding sequence ATGAATCATATTACTTTTACACCAGAAAGAAAAAAAGCAAAAATCAGCAAATACATATATGGGCAATTTGCTGAACACCTTGGAAAATGTATTTATGAAGGACTATGGGTAGGAGAAAACTCGGATATTCCTAATAAAAATGGTATTCGCACGGATGTAGTTGAAGCGTTGAAAGAAATTAATGTTCCAGTACTGCGTTGGCCGGGAGGATTATTTGCTGACGAGTATCATTGGAAAGATGGAATAGGACCCCGAGAAAAACGAAAAAAAATTGTTAATTCAAATTGGGGCGGTACTGTAGAAAACAATCATTTTGGAACACATGAATACTTTGAACTCTGCAAGCAACTGGGAACAGAAACTTACATTAATGGAAACGTAGGTAGTGGAACTGTTCAAGAAATGCAGGAATGGATTGATTATATGTCTTTTCCTGGTGAGTCACCAATGGCTAATTTACGAAAAGAGAATGGCCAAGAAGAAGGCTGGAATGTTGATTTCTTTGGAGTAGGAAATGAAAGTTGGGGTGGTGGCGGCAACATGCGACCAGAGTATTATGCTGACTTATATCGACAATATCAGACTTTTGTTCGAAACTATACAGATAGAAAAATTTATAAGATTGCTTGTGGAGCAAATATAGACGATTATAATTGGACGGAAGTGTTAATGAAGAATGCTGCTCCTTTTATGGATGGATTAAGTCTACATCATTATGCTTTGGCGTCTGAATGGGAAGATAAAAGACCAGCAACTGGATTTCCTGATGAGGAATGGTTCTCGTTGATTCATAGCGCGTATAAAATGGACGAATTTATTACAAAACATAGTACTATTATGGATAAATATGACCCTGAAAAACGAATTGGCTTAATTGTGGATGAATGGGGAACGTGGTTAGCCGTTGAAGAAGGAACAAATCCAGGTTTCTTATACCAACAAAATACTATTCGAGATGCTATGATTGCCAGCATTACTCTAAATATTTTTCATAAGCATGCAGATCGTGTTCAGATGGCTAATATTGCTCAGATGGTAAATGTTTTGCAATCGATGATTTTAACGGATGGGGAAAAAATGATAAAAACCCCAACGTATCATGTATTTGATATGTATCAAAATCATCAAGACGCATCATTAATTGATGCAGTTGGTGAAACTTCAGATACTATCAGTTATACAGCGTCTATAAAAGAAAAAACGGTAACAGTATCATTATGTAACTATAGCATTACTAATGAAGAGGAGATAGTATTGGAAGTAAATAACGAAAGCTTTGGAAATATAGAAGCTTGGGTATTAGCTGCTAAAACGACAGATGCCCATAATACATTTGAAACACCAGATAATGTAAAAAAAGAAATCTATAAAGGTTATTCAATCAATGAATCTAAATTAACACTCAAAATGCCTCCCATGAGTGTGGTTACTATAGTAGCAAAAAATTAA
- a CDS encoding DUF1934 domain-containing protein — MDLSKGRAAQIRLETIISQGNETEKHVFDEAGKVVQMNSSYYIRFQETYETGTVPVTVKIDPSGIVTLTRKGETTTRMRFDKGERFETLYRTPQGTVSIETMTKDMQISYTDKPFSGSVYIEYDLFLGKEKLGDYKLQLLFTI; from the coding sequence TTGGATTTATCAAAAGGAAGAGCAGCACAGATACGTTTAGAGACGATTATCTCTCAAGGCAATGAAACCGAGAAACATGTATTTGATGAAGCAGGTAAAGTTGTGCAAATGAATTCATCTTATTATATTCGTTTTCAAGAAACTTATGAAACAGGAACTGTTCCTGTGACAGTTAAAATCGACCCTTCAGGCATTGTGACTCTTACACGTAAAGGTGAAACAACTACGCGCATGAGATTTGATAAAGGTGAAAGATTTGAAACGCTCTACCGTACGCCTCAAGGTACAGTGAGTATAGAGACTATGACAAAAGATATGCAAATCAGTTATACAGATAAACCTTTTTCTGGAAGTGTCTATATTGAATATGATTTATTTTTAGGAAAAGAAAAATTAGGAGATTACAAATTACAATTGCTTTTTACTATTTAA
- a CDS encoding xylulokinase — protein MEERQRLIKEAIARGETSLGIEFGSTRIKAVLIDQEFNTIASGSYEWENRLENNIWTYSLTDIWKGLQNSYQLMALMVKEEYGETLTTIGSLGFSAMMHGYMAFNQEDELLVPFRTWRNSMTEQAEKELTTLFNFNIPQRWSIAHLHQAILNQESHVQDITFFTTLAGYIHWKLTNKKVLGVGDASGMFPIDIKTKNYDVRMIKQFNERVADKNHTWKLEEILPQILLAGEEAGYLTKEGAELLDPTGNLQPGIPLCPPEGDAGTGMVATNSVVKRTGNVSAGTSVFAMIVLEKELQKVYPEIDLVTTPTGDLVGMVHANNCSSDINAWVKLFREFLETAGIEMETDKLFEHLFTKALEGDKDCGGLLSYGYYSGENITGIKEGRPLFVRSPESQFNLANFMRVHLYSALGALKVGMDILLKEEKVQIDKIYGHGGLFKTEKVGQQIMAAAMNASVSVMDTAGEGGAWGIALLASYIKIKNENESLGEFLENQVFAGDTGTEETPQKEDVEGFEVFIKRYKAGIPIEQAAIDHLI, from the coding sequence TTGGAAGAAAGACAAAGGCTGATAAAAGAAGCAATTGCTAGAGGGGAAACATCCTTAGGAATTGAATTTGGATCTACTCGCATTAAAGCCGTATTAATTGATCAGGAATTTAATACCATTGCTTCAGGGAGTTACGAATGGGAAAATCGTTTAGAAAACAATATCTGGACTTATTCACTTACAGATATATGGAAGGGTTTACAAAACAGTTATCAGCTAATGGCTTTAATGGTAAAAGAAGAATATGGAGAAACATTAACAACGATTGGATCTCTTGGATTTAGTGCTATGATGCACGGATACATGGCATTTAATCAGGAAGATGAGTTGTTGGTTCCTTTTCGTACTTGGCGTAATTCAATGACTGAACAGGCAGAAAAAGAATTGACGACACTGTTTAACTTTAATATCCCTCAAAGATGGAGCATCGCTCATTTGCATCAGGCAATCTTAAATCAAGAATCTCATGTACAAGATATAACATTCTTCACAACTTTAGCTGGTTACATCCATTGGAAGCTGACAAATAAGAAGGTCTTAGGAGTTGGAGATGCCTCGGGAATGTTTCCGATTGACATAAAAACAAAAAATTATGATGTAAGGATGATTAAGCAATTTAATGAACGAGTTGCAGATAAGAATCACACTTGGAAACTCGAAGAAATCTTACCTCAAATATTATTAGCCGGAGAAGAAGCTGGGTATCTGACAAAAGAAGGTGCAGAACTTCTTGATCCAACCGGAAATTTACAACCTGGCATTCCATTATGTCCACCCGAAGGCGATGCGGGTACAGGAATGGTTGCTACAAATAGTGTTGTTAAACGTACCGGGAACGTATCTGCTGGAACTTCCGTATTTGCTATGATTGTCTTGGAAAAAGAATTACAAAAAGTATATCCGGAAATTGATTTAGTAACAACCCCTACTGGTGATTTGGTTGGTATGGTACATGCAAATAATTGTTCTTCTGATATTAACGCTTGGGTCAAGCTGTTTCGTGAATTTTTGGAAACAGCAGGAATAGAGATGGAAACAGATAAGTTGTTTGAGCATCTATTTACGAAAGCGCTTGAAGGAGACAAGGACTGCGGTGGATTATTGTCTTATGGTTATTATTCTGGAGAGAACATCACAGGAATAAAAGAGGGAAGACCTTTATTCGTACGCTCACCTGAAAGTCAATTTAATTTAGCCAACTTTATGCGTGTTCATCTCTATTCAGCATTAGGAGCGTTAAAAGTCGGTATGGACATACTTTTAAAAGAGGAAAAAGTCCAAATCGATAAAATCTATGGTCATGGTGGTTTGTTTAAAACAGAGAAAGTTGGACAACAAATTATGGCGGCCGCTATGAATGCTTCTGTATCAGTAATGGATACAGCTGGAGAAGGTGGAGCATGGGGAATTGCCTTGTTAGCAAGCTATATCAAAATAAAAAATGAAAATGAATCACTAGGAGAGTTTCTGGAGAATCAAGTATTTGCAGGTGATACAGGAACGGAAGAAACACCTCAAAAAGAAGATGTTGAAGGTTTTGAAGTCTTTATTAAGCGGTATAAAGCAGGAATTCCTATTGAACAGGCCGCCATTGACCATTTGATTTAA
- a CDS encoding lipoate--protein ligase family protein, with protein MNTTDTKDFLTNHSYELYESTTMPFTNKTISHFALTDSLLRYVGKYKKNILHFWPTSNLVILGMMDTKLPYFKDALDVIKKYDHSFIVRNSGGLAVVGDEGVLNFSLILPEDTQQKMTINTGYEFMFQLINEVIKPFGKISEAYEIKDSYCPGDFDLSIDGKKFAGISQRRLKNGVAIMIYISVNGDQAKRAKMIRDFYQVGLKGETVKWHFPSVDPSVMATLEELLSISLTVEEMKQLILDTLLQKNCTISIGDYSSELLANYNEGFEKMIRRNQQMLGNSIDKELIE; from the coding sequence ATGAATACTACTGATACTAAAGACTTTTTAACCAATCATTCTTATGAACTTTATGAATCAACAACAATGCCCTTTACTAATAAAACTATTTCTCACTTCGCATTAACGGATAGTTTATTGCGTTATGTTGGAAAGTATAAAAAAAACATTTTACATTTTTGGCCAACTTCAAATTTGGTGATTTTAGGTATGATGGATACGAAATTGCCTTACTTCAAAGATGCGCTAGATGTCATAAAAAAATATGACCACTCCTTTATTGTTCGAAATTCAGGTGGATTGGCTGTAGTTGGTGATGAAGGTGTATTAAATTTTTCTCTTATATTGCCTGAAGATACTCAACAAAAAATGACGATTAATACTGGATATGAATTTATGTTTCAATTGATTAATGAAGTTATCAAACCTTTTGGAAAGATAAGTGAGGCTTATGAAATCAAAGATTCTTATTGTCCTGGAGATTTTGATTTAAGTATCGATGGTAAAAAATTTGCTGGCATCTCACAAAGACGCTTAAAAAATGGCGTAGCAATCATGATTTACATTAGTGTAAACGGTGATCAAGCGAAAAGAGCTAAAATGATCCGCGATTTTTACCAAGTAGGTCTAAAAGGTGAAACAGTCAAATGGCATTTTCCATCAGTCGATCCGTCTGTTATGGCTACTTTAGAAGAGTTACTGTCTATTTCTTTAACTGTGGAGGAAATGAAACAGTTGATTTTAGATACCTTGCTTCAAAAAAACTGCACCATTTCAATAGGCGATTATTCTTCAGAACTATTAGCCAATTATAATGAAGGATTTGAAAAAATGATTCGCCGCAACCAACAAATGCTTGGCAATTCTATTGATAAGGAGTTAATCGAATGA
- a CDS encoding glycoside hydrolase family 43 protein: MKETITRYKNPIVTERADPWVYKHTDGFYYFTGSVPGYQEIEVRRARNLNELEDGEKATVWHAHENGEMSKLIWAPEIHFIRGKWYIYFAAASDDTIDEGTFQHRMYVLECADENPLTGEWIEKGQVKTETESFSLDATTFEYNDKLYYVWAQKDPAIPGNSNLYLSEMKNPWTLVGNQTLLSTPEYDWEKIGFLVNEGPAVIIRNDKIFISYSASATDENYCMGLLWADVEDDLLNKNSWNKLETPVFISSEENFLFGPGHNSFTVSEDNKEDVLIYHARPKKVTEEEPLDVPDRHANAQVFTWNDEGMPVFGMPGT, encoded by the coding sequence ATGAAAGAAACAATAACACGATACAAAAATCCAATTGTCACAGAACGGGCTGATCCCTGGGTGTACAAGCATACTGATGGCTTCTACTACTTTACTGGTTCTGTTCCAGGTTATCAGGAGATCGAAGTAAGAAGAGCTAGAAATCTAAACGAGTTAGAAGATGGAGAAAAAGCTACTGTTTGGCATGCTCATGAAAATGGAGAAATGAGTAAATTAATTTGGGCTCCAGAAATCCATTTTATACGTGGGAAATGGTATATCTATTTTGCAGCTGCTAGTGATGACACTATAGATGAGGGAACATTTCAACATCGGATGTATGTACTCGAATGTGCTGATGAAAATCCTTTAACAGGTGAATGGATTGAAAAAGGCCAAGTGAAAACAGAAACCGAGAGTTTTAGTTTAGATGCTACTACTTTTGAATATAACGATAAATTATATTATGTTTGGGCGCAAAAAGATCCAGCTATTCCTGGTAATTCAAATTTATATCTATCAGAAATGAAAAATCCATGGACATTAGTTGGAAATCAAACGCTATTGAGTACTCCTGAATATGATTGGGAAAAAATCGGTTTTTTGGTTAACGAAGGACCAGCAGTTATTATCCGTAACGATAAAATTTTCATTAGTTACTCTGCTAGTGCAACAGATGAAAATTACTGTATGGGACTGTTGTGGGCCGATGTAGAAGATGACTTATTAAACAAAAATAGTTGGAACAAATTAGAAACGCCAGTATTTATTTCATCTGAAGAGAACTTTTTATTTGGACCAGGACACAATTCATTTACAGTTAGTGAAGATAATAAGGAAGATGTATTGATCTATCATGCTCGGCCAAAAAAAGTCACAGAAGAAGAGCCCTTAGATGTTCCAGATAGACATGCAAATGCACAAGTTTTTACTTGGAATGACGAAGGTATGCCTGTATTTGGGATGCCAGGAACATAA
- the yidA gene encoding sugar-phosphatase has translation MTIELIAIDLDGTLLTPERKITAKVKETIEIAKTKGIKVVVCTGRPLPGVSPILEALNLEEEGDYVITYNGALVQQSHNGKAIAHHTLSHKDFLRIEEMSRQVDVHCHTIDEKYIYTTNKDISPYSVRESFLVNMPIRYRTIEEMDPALEISKMMMIDEPDILDVAIAKFPDDFYEEYTILKSEPFYLEVLNKSASKGQALKDLGEILGIPRENIMAIGDNENDIDMLEYAGMGVAMGNAIASVKEISNYITDTNEHDGVATAIETIAFESLPAESYTK, from the coding sequence ATGACTATCGAATTAATTGCTATCGATCTAGACGGTACCTTGTTAACTCCTGAAAGAAAAATAACGGCTAAAGTAAAAGAAACGATTGAGATTGCTAAAACAAAAGGCATCAAAGTTGTTGTTTGTACTGGTCGCCCATTACCAGGAGTGTCGCCAATCCTAGAAGCCTTAAATCTAGAAGAAGAAGGCGATTATGTGATTACGTATAATGGCGCATTAGTCCAACAATCACATAATGGTAAAGCTATCGCTCACCATACTTTAAGCCATAAAGATTTTTTGAGAATTGAAGAAATGAGCCGTCAAGTTGATGTACACTGTCATACAATTGATGAAAAATACATTTACACTACTAACAAAGACATTAGCCCTTACAGCGTAAGAGAGTCATTTTTAGTCAATATGCCTATTCGGTATCGCACAATTGAGGAAATGGATCCAGCTCTTGAAATCAGTAAAATGATGATGATCGACGAACCCGATATTTTAGATGTAGCTATTGCCAAATTCCCAGACGATTTTTATGAGGAGTACACTATTTTAAAAAGCGAACCTTTTTATCTGGAAGTCTTGAATAAATCTGCCAGTAAAGGACAAGCATTAAAAGATTTAGGAGAAATTTTAGGCATACCAAGAGAAAACATCATGGCCATTGGCGATAATGAAAACGACATAGACATGCTTGAATATGCGGGTATGGGTGTAGCTATGGGAAATGCTATCGCCAGCGTAAAAGAAATCAGTAATTACATTACTGATACAAACGAACACGATGGAGTCGCTACGGCTATTGAGACCATTGCTTTTGAATCACTTCCCGCTGAGAGCTATACTAAATAA
- a CDS encoding L-ribulose-5-phosphate 4-epimerase — protein sequence MLEQLKEEVFQANLELPKQGLIKYTWGNVSAVDREQGLFVIKPSGISYEEMKASDMVVCDMDGKVVEGKLNPSSDTLTHAVLYKEFSEIGGIVHTHSTWATIWAQAGLDVPAMGTTHADTFYGSIPCTRFLNQKEIDEGYEEQTGHVIVETFKERNIKPMEIPGALLHGHGPFTWGKNAKEAVMNAVVLDEVCKMNLFSRQLNSFSEELPQRVLDKHYLRKHGENAYYGQKNKH from the coding sequence GTGTTAGAACAATTGAAAGAAGAAGTTTTTCAAGCCAATCTGGAACTTCCAAAACAAGGATTAATCAAATATACATGGGGCAATGTAAGTGCTGTAGATCGTGAACAAGGATTATTTGTAATAAAACCAAGCGGCATTAGTTATGAGGAAATGAAAGCTAGCGATATGGTCGTTTGTGATATGGATGGAAAAGTTGTTGAAGGAAAATTAAACCCTTCTTCTGATACGCTTACTCATGCCGTGCTATACAAAGAGTTTTCAGAAATTGGTGGTATTGTCCATACGCATTCAACTTGGGCAACAATTTGGGCTCAAGCTGGATTGGATGTACCGGCAATGGGAACGACGCATGCTGATACTTTCTATGGTTCAATCCCTTGTACACGTTTTTTGAATCAAAAAGAAATCGACGAAGGTTATGAAGAACAAACCGGTCATGTGATCGTAGAAACTTTCAAAGAACGAAATATTAAACCAATGGAAATCCCAGGAGCGTTATTGCATGGACATGGACCTTTTACTTGGGGAAAAAATGCAAAAGAGGCAGTGATGAATGCAGTAGTATTAGATGAAGTGTGTAAAATGAATCTTTTTTCTAGACAACTGAATAGCTTTTCTGAAGAGCTTCCACAAAGGGTTTTAGATAAACATTATTTACGTAAACATGGTGAAAATGCATATTATGGACAAAAAAACAAACATTAA